Sequence from the Synergistota bacterium genome:
GTAGATGAATTTAGACGCTTGAGAGAGCTTTATGGAGACCTTTCCTTCCTGCAGAGGGGGAGAGAATAGGTGATTATCCAGTTTACGCTTACAGTTTCGGAGGGAAAGCGAATCATAGCTGAGGGGATAGCGCTTCATCCCGATGTGAAGCGTGCTCTCAGGGAGGCGAGGATTGTTTTAAAGGGAGGGACTACCGTTTCAGCGATAGCGGAAAAACTTGCAGGTGTTAAGCTTGAGATCTGTGGTAGAATAACCCCTTTGGGCACTAAGGTTTCCAGGAAGGGGAGAACCAAAGCACCGCATACCATTATGATAGAGAATGGAAAGGTCATTGGTATTGATGAAGAGCTCTGTAGTATCGTTAACAACCTTGGTCCTAAGGATGTTTTTATAGTTTCTCCCAATATAGTTGATATGGATGGTAATGCTGCTATAATGGCTGGATCTCCTTTTGGGGGAGAGCCTGGGAAGATATTTGGTGGGTTAAGCGCAGAGGGAGTAAAGGTGATACTTCCTGCTAACATAGATAAGTTTTCACCAGGAAGCGTTAGGGAGGCTGTCCAAGCTGCTGGGAGAAAGAAGGTGGATCGTGCCTTGGGAATGGCAGTCGGTTTAATTCCCTTACATGGGGAGGTTTTCACGGAGCTTGATGCGATCGAGCTTCTTGTAGGGATTAGGCCAGTTATCATTGGAAGAAGTGGGATATTTGGGGCGGAAGGTGCAACCGTTTTTTTCTTGGAGGGATCGAGAGAAGCTTGCGAGCAGCTCTTTGATCTCGTCAAGAGGCTTAAGGGAGCTGGGGTTTCGGGAGATCCTGAGTCTCTTGAGGAATGCTCTCCGGGAAGCCCGGGTTGCTCCTTCTTAAGCTTATGGAGGGTATGTTCAGGTCCATGGGATTTTCAGCGGTCGGAGCTTTGAGAGGAAATCGTGTGGCTATAATAGTTCTTGCTGAGAGGGAACTTTCGAGAGAGGAAATAGATTTTTTTAAGGAGAAAATGGAAGAGAAATTCGATGGCTTAAAGTTGAGGATGGGAATTGGAAGGCGATATCCTGATCCTAAGGGAGTATCACATAGCTACAGAGAGGCTCTGGAAGCACTTGAGAAAGGCAGATCCCTCTGGAAGTTAGGGGATAATCGTTTTCTTTGATGATTTGGGTGTGTATAAGATACTTTTGAGCGTTTTAGATCGAGATCAGATGTTCGAGTTTGCAATGAGGCATTTAAAGCCTCTGGTTGAGTACGACAGGAAATATAACTCTGATCTTGTTTGAACGCTCGAGGTCTATATAAAAAATGACGGAAGGATTCAAGAGTCTGCAGAAGAGCTACACCTTCACAGAAATACGATGAGATACAGACTGGACAGAATAAGGGAAATTCTCGGAGTAAGCCTTGAGAACGGAGAAACCCTATTTAATCTGTATCTGAGCATAAAGATATTAAGAGTGCTTCAGGTTTTCCCTGCAAGGTATTCCAGCGCTAAAAGATAGCCATCCAAGCCAAGTCCACAGATAGAGCCTGTGCAAACTTCAGCTATGATATCCCTTTTTCTAAAGGATTCTCGGGCATGTATATTGGAGATGTGAACGCTTATCTTGGGTACCGCGAGGACCTCAAGTGCATCTCTTATGGCATAGCTGTAATGGCTATAAGCTCCTGCGTTTATTATAATTCCATCAGACTTAAATCCTTCCCGGTGTATGAAGTCGATGATTTCTCCTTCCCCGTTAGCTTGAAATATTTCAACTTCCACCTTTAGCTTCCTCGCCCTTGTTTCAATGAGCTTCTTGAGGTCGTCATATCCTCTGTTTCCATATATTTTCTTGTTTCTTTTCTCCAGTATATTTATGTTGGGGCCATTTATGATAAGTATTCGCATAGCTCTTTCACCTCCAGTTCCTTTATCTCACTCATTCCTATATCTCTTATTAAAATCATGCTCAGCTTTCCCTTCTTTATTTTTTTATCCTGAGACATTTTATCGATCAGGAGGGAAATGTCTATAATCCTCTCGTCAGTCGGCATACCTATGCGGTTCAGAAGCTCTCTCACCCGATCGATAATGGATGGCTTAGATGTGCCCAGTTTGCTACTGAGCTTTAGCGCTAATATCATGCCGAGGCTTATAGCTTCTCCATGAGATAACCCATACTGGATTTCTATAGCATGTCCCAGAGTATGACCAAAGTTTAGAATTCTCCTTTCGTTTGTGTCGAAGGGATCCTTCTCCGATATCTTAAGTTTTAGTCGAATTGCTATCTCAATAAGCTCGCTAATACTTTTTAAGTTTCTTTTCTTTATAGCTTTCATACTATTTTCTATCAGTTCAAAGAACTCTCTTGATGCTACTAACCCGATCTTTATGGCTTCCACTAATCCTTCAAAAAATCTTCTTTCTTCTTGTGATAGGGTGAAAGCAGGATCTACGAAAACCCTAAGAGGGAATTTAAAGGTGCCTACAAGGTTTTTAATGTTTCCCACATTGATGGCATTTTTCCCTCCTATTGCTGCATCTATTTGTCCGAGAAGGGTGGTCGGTATGCTTACAAGCTCACATCCTCTTTTGAAGGTCGCGGTTGCAAAGCCCATTGCGTCCGTCAGAGCGCCTCCACCAAGGGCTGCAATTGCCCTTCCTCTTTCGATGTTCCAACGTACGAACGTTTCGTAAATCTTTTTCACGTTTCTTAGGCTTTTTGCGTCTTCTCCATCTGGAATAAATGCTATTTTTTCATTTTTAAGAAATCTCCCATAAACTTTGAAGACTTTTTTCGTGGTTATAAGGGGAAATTGGGCTATTTCCTCAAAGCATAACTCGCCAAGTTTTACATTATGGATGGAGGAGTTAATTTCTGTTGCTTTGCTTGCTTGCTCTCTTAGCTGAAATACAATCAGGGTTCTGATCTCTTCTGGTGTTAATCCTTTGCCTTCTATGATATATCTTGCGCTTTCATAAATATTTTTTCTTTTGAAATAGAGCTTCCTTAAACTTTTAAGGAGATCTCCATCTTTAAGAAGCGGACGGTTGGAATAAGCGCTCTTGAGCCTTCGTGCAAGCTCGTTTAAGGGGATCTTTATGTAGAAAGAAAGGGTATTATTGAACACGGTCTTTCTCGTTTCGGGATCGAGGATAGCTCCTCCTCCAAGAGAAATGATTTCTCCCCTTTCAAGGCATTTTCTTACAATTAGCTTTTCTATTTTCCTGAAATGGGCTTCTCCCATACGTTCGAATATTTCAGGAATAGATAGTCCCGTTTCTTTTTCTATTTCCTCGTCTGTATCGATGAAATTGAGATTGAGCGCTTCAGCGAGAAGCTTTCCTACTGTGCTTTTTCCGGAACCCGGCATACCTATAATAGTTATTACCTTCCTCTCCATGATTTTACCCTCTCTTTCAGCTCTGGAATCGTATCACCTCCAAACTTTTCCAAAATAAACCTGAGTATGCAGAAGGAAACCATAGCTTCTCCTATCACTGAAGCTGCTGGGACGACAACGGTGTCTGATCTTATGTACTCGAGGGTAGCTTCCTGTAGGGTCTCTATGTCTATAGATTTTCTTATCGATAACGCTGTGGGAACTGGCTTCAGGTATGCCGTTACTATAATGTCTTCGCCATTAGATACGCCTCCCTCTATTCCCCCAGCGTGATTGGAAGTCCTCTTGATTTTCCCGCTTTCTATCTTGAAGCCGTCTTGGAACTGGCTTCCATATTCTTTTGACCCCTCAATGGCATTTCCTATTTCAACTGCTTTGACTGAGGGAATGGAAAGTAAGCAGAAACCAAGGTGTGAGTCAAGTCTTCTGTCCCATTGGGAATAGCTACCTAAACCATGAGGTACGTTTTTCGCAATGACGGTGAAGCTTCCTCCCAACGTTTCTCCCTTCGCTTTGGCTCTATCTATTTCATTTAGCATTAACTCGGTAGTTTCATCATCTGGGCAGTACACAGGAGAGTGTAGACTCTTTTCCCTCAGATTCTCAATTTCAGAGTAGCTTTTCTTTAAGCACACTGATCCTATGCTTCTTGTGAAGGCGACAATCTCGATATCGAGACACCTTAAAGCGAGGGAGCATATGGCTCCAAGCGCGGTTCTTACAGCGGTTTCTCTGGCGCTTGCTCTCTCAGCGGGAATGTTAAGATCCTCTAAGGCGTATTTAAGGTAGCCTACGTAATCGGCATGTCCCGGGCGAGGGACGGTTCTTCTTCTCTTGACGGGATTATCTCCCCTATTTTGAATTTCAATGAGAAGCGGAGCTCCCGTTGTAATTCCCTTGTGTACTCCTCCATGTATTGTTAGCTCATCTGTTTCGATATCCATTCTCCTTCCTCTTCCATATCCGCCTCTTCTTCTCTTTAAAAACTCCCTAAGGTAGTTTAGATCTATTCTTAAACCCGCTGGCATTCCATCTAAAATTCCTATTATTTTGCTTCCGTGAGATTCTCCAGCAGTTATGATTCTCAACAAGAAAATCCCTCCTTTAGTTCGAGGTTATTTCCTTAATGATTTTAAAGAAGTTCGGGAACGATATCTTTATCCACTGCTCTCCCCTTATGCTTGTAGATTCTTCCTCTCTAAGACAAAGGGAGGCTATGCTTAAAAGCATGGCGATTCTGTGATCTCCGTGTGCGTTGACTTTCGCGGGATTTAATCTCCCTCTTCCTTGAACGATGAATCCGTCTTCGAGTTCTACGATATCTGCTCCCATCTTTCGCAGCTCCCTTACGGTGGAGGAGATTCTATCGCTTTCCTTGTACCTGAGCTCCCTTGCTCCTCTAACTATAGTTTTTCCCTCTGCAAAGATTCCCAGAAGGGCAACAAGGGGAAGTTCATCTATCATCTGAGGTATTTCCTCCGGCAGGATGATCGTTCCTCTTAGATGAGAGGAAGAAACCCTTATTTTGCCTTGAGGTTCAGGGTCTTGGGTTT
This genomic interval carries:
- the aroC gene encoding chorismate synthase, translating into MLRIITAGESHGSKIIGILDGMPAGLRIDLNYLREFLKRRRGGYGRGRRMDIETDELTIHGGVHKGITTGAPLLIEIQNRGDNPVKRRRTVPRPGHADYVGYLKYALEDLNIPAERASARETAVRTALGAICSLALRCLDIEIVAFTRSIGSVCLKKSYSEIENLREKSLHSPVYCPDDETTELMLNEIDRAKAKGETLGGSFTVIAKNVPHGLGSYSQWDRRLDSHLGFCLLSIPSVKAVEIGNAIEGSKEYGSQFQDGFKIESGKIKRTSNHAGGIEGGVSNGEDIIVTAYLKPVPTALSIRKSIDIETLQEATLEYIRSDTVVVPAASVIGEAMVSFCILRFILEKFGGDTIPELKERVKSWRGR
- the aroQ gene encoding type II 3-dehydroquinate dehydratase, with the translated sequence MRILIINGPNINILEKRNKKIYGNRGYDDLKKLIETRARKLKVEVEIFQANGEGEIIDFIHREGFKSDGIIINAGAYSHYSYAIRDALEVLAVPKISVHISNIHARESFRKRDIIAEVCTGSICGLGLDGYLLALEYLAGKT
- a CDS encoding bifunctional shikimate kinase/3-dehydroquinate synthase, with product MERKVITIIGMPGSGKSTVGKLLAEALNLNFIDTDEEIEKETGLSIPEIFERMGEAHFRKIEKLIVRKCLERGEIISLGGGAILDPETRKTVFNNTLSFYIKIPLNELARRLKSAYSNRPLLKDGDLLKSLRKLYFKRKNIYESARYIIEGKGLTPEEIRTLIVFQLREQASKATEINSSIHNVKLGELCFEEIAQFPLITTKKVFKVYGRFLKNEKIAFIPDGEDAKSLRNVKKIYETFVRWNIERGRAIAALGGGALTDAMGFATATFKRGCELVSIPTTLLGQIDAAIGGKNAINVGNIKNLVGTFKFPLRVFVDPAFTLSQEERRFFEGLVEAIKIGLVASREFFELIENSMKAIKKRNLKSISELIEIAIRLKLKISEKDPFDTNERRILNFGHTLGHAIEIQYGLSHGEAISLGMILALKLSSKLGTSKPSIIDRVRELLNRIGMPTDERIIDISLLIDKMSQDKKIKKGKLSMILIRDIGMSEIKELEVKELCEYLS
- a CDS encoding helix-turn-helix domain-containing protein; translated protein: MKNDGRIQESAEELHLHRNTMRYRLDRIREILGVSLENGETLFNLYLSIKILRVLQVFPARYSSAKR